From Natranaeroarchaeum aerophilus:
CAGTCGCTCGAATCGTTTGTCGTCCTCATCTGGGAGGCGAATCGGGAGCGAGAGGTGGTCACTCATCGGGTTTCACCTCTGACTCAACAGTGTTGACGACCTGTTGTTTTTTCGAGGAGCGCATCCCGTAGAGTTTGCCGCTGAAGCTGGCGACGAGTTTGATGAGGTCCTCAACGAGTTCTTCCTGTGCGGATTTGTCCGTCTCGTCTTCGATGACAGTGATGGTGACACCGTAGCAGTCGAAATACCGTTCAAGATACGAGAACCCAAAGCGGGTGAGTCTGTCTTCGTAGGTGACGAGAATGCGTCCATAGTCGGCTTCTTGTACGTCATCAAGGAGCGAGTCAAGTCCACGACGGTCTTCGTTGAGACCACTGCCAGCGTCGGTGTACGTATTTTCAACGCTCCAGCCGTGATCGTGAGCGTAGTCTGTGAGTCGCTCAAGTTGGCGGTCGAGGTCGCCGTTGTCTTTCTGGCCGTGACTGGAGACGCGAGCGTAGAGGGCAACACGGTCTGTTGGCC
This genomic window contains:
- a CDS encoding IS607 family transposase produces the protein MPRSYSIGEFADELGVHAQTVKRWCRNDNLDYTRTPGGERRIPHRELRRLAGDTRPTDRVALYARVSSHGQKDNGDLDRQLERLTDYAHDHGWSVENTYTDAGSGLNEDRRGLDSLLDDVQEADYGRILVTYEDRLTRFGFSYLERYFDCYGVTITVIEDETDKSAQEELVEDLIKLVASFSGKLYGMRSSKKQQVVNTVESEVKPDE